A genome region from Bernardetia sp. includes the following:
- a CDS encoding bifunctional phosphoglucose/phosphomannose isomerase — MMYELISSFPNQLEEAYLSFQKLSLSSLEDKKITNVVVVGLGGSGIGGNLAQTITRSLLSVPYQVCKTYNLPNYINENTLFIASSFSGNTEETLASLEEAQRRGAYIACLTSGGKLEKIANQKGFDLVPLASRAACPRAHLPYSVTSLLLLLHHYGLVEIGFEKEIQQTVEKLKKDEKTIKVEAQKLAKSLKGKFPILYADAILEPMLIRFQQQINENAKQLCHVAVFPEMNHNELVGWHLPKEILSKTHILLFHSDYDHERVNKRMEICEGIFNKHTHSITHIAAEGNSFLEQVFYLIYLTDWVSYYLAEENGVDPFPVEVINYLKSSLQE, encoded by the coding sequence ATGATGTATGAATTAATTTCTAGTTTTCCCAACCAGTTGGAAGAGGCATATTTAAGTTTTCAAAAACTATCTCTTTCTTCACTTGAAGATAAAAAAATAACTAATGTTGTAGTAGTAGGGTTAGGAGGTTCTGGAATTGGTGGAAATTTAGCACAGACGATTACTCGTAGTTTGCTTAGTGTACCTTATCAGGTTTGCAAAACATATAATTTGCCTAACTACATCAACGAAAATACACTTTTTATTGCATCATCTTTCTCTGGAAATACAGAAGAAACACTGGCTTCTTTAGAAGAAGCACAGCGCAGAGGTGCATACATTGCCTGTCTTACTTCTGGAGGTAAGTTAGAAAAAATTGCAAATCAAAAGGGCTTTGATTTAGTTCCTTTGGCTTCAAGAGCTGCTTGTCCTAGAGCTCATTTACCTTATTCGGTTACTTCACTTTTATTACTTTTGCATCATTACGGATTGGTAGAAATAGGTTTTGAGAAAGAAATACAACAAACTGTTGAAAAATTAAAAAAGGATGAGAAAACAATAAAAGTAGAAGCTCAAAAGTTAGCAAAATCTCTCAAAGGGAAGTTTCCGATTTTATATGCAGATGCTATCTTAGAACCTATGTTGATTCGTTTTCAGCAGCAAATCAATGAAAATGCAAAACAGCTTTGTCATGTCGCTGTTTTTCCAGAGATGAATCACAACGAACTGGTAGGCTGGCACTTGCCAAAAGAAATTTTGTCTAAGACACACATTTTACTATTCCATTCAGATTATGACCACGAAAGGGTAAATAAAAGAATGGAAATTTGTGAAGGTATTTTTAATAAGCACACCCATTCCATTACACACATTGCAGCAGAAGGAAATTCATTTTTGGAGCAGGTATTCTATTTGATTTATCTGACGGACTGGGTTTCATATTATTTAGCAGAAGAAAATGGCGTTGACCCTTTCCCTGTAGAGGTTATCAATTATTTAAAATCTTCTCTACAAGAATAA
- a CDS encoding anthranilate synthase component II encodes MILLLDNFDSFTYNLWDYVQRLGVDCKVFRNDTPLEILKQYDFTGIILSPGFGKPQDAGNMMDVIDFYHQKLPILGVCLGHQALGIYFGDALIYAEKPMHGKVSLINSCVDENKDLIFQNMPSKIEVVRYHSLLIELRKNSPLIPTAFTEKGELMAFSHTTLPIKGIQFHPEAALTKYGLQMLENWLSLTKQKISTTRLENILN; translated from the coding sequence ATGATATTACTTTTAGACAATTTTGATTCGTTTACCTACAATCTGTGGGACTATGTCCAGCGTTTGGGAGTAGATTGTAAGGTGTTTAGAAACGATACGCCTTTAGAAATTCTTAAGCAATATGATTTTACTGGAATCATTCTTTCTCCTGGTTTTGGAAAGCCTCAAGATGCAGGAAATATGATGGATGTAATAGATTTTTATCATCAGAAATTACCCATTTTGGGAGTTTGTCTAGGACATCAAGCTCTAGGAATATATTTTGGAGATGCTCTTATTTATGCAGAAAAACCCATGCATGGAAAGGTTTCATTGATTAATAGCTGTGTAGATGAAAATAAAGATTTGATATTTCAGAATATGCCTTCAAAAATTGAAGTGGTACGTTATCATTCTTTACTCATAGAACTACGAAAAAACAGCCCACTCATTCCAACAGCTTTCACAGAAAAAGGTGAATTAATGGCATTTTCTCATACAACACTTCCCATAAAAGGGATTCAATTCCACCCAGAAGCAGCACTCACAAAATATGGCTTACAAATGCTAGAAAATTGGCTTTCACTAACCAAACAAAAAATATCTACAA
- the lipB gene encoding lipoyl(octanoyl) transferase LipB — protein sequence MQNVIFEHLGTLSYKKGWEYQQEIFDRIFDVKKQNRELEEQKQLPTPNYLLFCQHNPVFTLGKAGSIDNLLLSEKELDEKGIEYFEINRGGDITFHGLEQLVGYPILDLMNFKQDLHWYFRELEEVIIQTMQTYNLDAGRVEGLTGVWIDPNSDNPRKICAIGIRASRWITMHGFALNVNTDLSYFDLIIPCGITDKGVTSLEKELGEKIDMKEVEERVKTQFEKRFGVKII from the coding sequence ATGCAAAACGTAATTTTCGAACATCTTGGAACACTCTCCTATAAAAAGGGGTGGGAATACCAACAAGAAATTTTTGATAGAATATTTGATGTTAAAAAGCAAAATCGTGAGCTAGAAGAGCAGAAACAGCTTCCAACACCAAACTATTTACTTTTCTGTCAGCATAATCCTGTCTTTACATTGGGAAAAGCTGGTTCGATAGACAATTTATTGCTCTCTGAAAAAGAATTAGATGAAAAAGGAATTGAATATTTTGAAATCAACCGAGGTGGAGATATTACCTTTCACGGATTAGAGCAGCTTGTAGGCTATCCTATTTTAGATTTGATGAATTTCAAGCAAGATTTGCATTGGTATTTTAGAGAATTGGAAGAAGTCATTATCCAAACTATGCAAACCTACAACCTAGATGCTGGAAGAGTAGAAGGATTGACAGGCGTTTGGATAGACCCAAATTCTGACAATCCTAGAAAGATTTGTGCCATCGGCATTCGTGCCAGCCGTTGGATTACGATGCACGGATTTGCACTCAATGTCAATACCGATTTATCTTATTTTGATTTGATTATTCCTTGTGGAATTACAGACAAAGGAGTTACTTCATTAGAAAAAGAATTAGGAGAAAAAATAGATATGAAAGAAGTAGAAGAGCGAGTAAAGACACAGTTTGAAAAAAGATTTGGAGTAAAAATTATTTAG